One Bdellovibrio bacteriovorus str. Tiberius DNA segment encodes these proteins:
- a CDS encoding alkaline phosphatase family protein, translating into MKSAKSYKNVLAMSFIATSLTLGAASAHAFDIPLEPRKPVTAYLKKDAVQKNSQTIILGVDGLSYAAFVAAQKQGLFKDFGNFGAHVAPFPSMTDLSWATVTHTSDIFGAAGRIKSVEATYFDESSQSIQGDPRDYYRRLAAPKYYMGAFESFFNPYVEALMYFPTEEVPKLEIKTVIDELSSAKAKPVMTGYVGAIDSTAHTQKDRLFPVMRILDSEIKRLIKNYKDKGVEVEIVLVSDHGNIGRFQEGAPEQELNGVDIAEVIKRAGLNNVQQLKESKDVAVPLMALGTWGPVYLKDRKQMPNLIQEFKKEAWFDMAVYINRNNSSDTLMTVETSTGGAKVQYDKKNGLYYYYPEKGNPLDIPKEYHSTKAAPKAMKADQVLKITALTKYPDSVFRLIESASERNFDFPDFILTLKDGNYIKSALGGFTKMYRTHGSLTAASSFGLVASNKRQIPGQIRSKDILPFFGVEAKDLFGATAQRHEKSGREALQEVNINSRRGVETQAKDLSQKRIFQHLTRFVSDTRPYFLVSEIKSFMDAFKFDPFQKPGSSSMSPMNFDISKFDVNTMISPEDIGAVTDAVLTAGSVENLMNDPRIEKVKAKVGILQDTKTANLDLKTTDLTSGGGIMSDIAKFVLPAKRAVMKMYQLPYLLEKSIVVQEKPFLPETRDMVFAKNWVSTKESLRSSFAKLTDVKQATKASAAEQLLKEAIKEADLEDRIYPTPLTKIYNSKLEDVTLVYVPGIYNSIFDKEIFSLGLNALQDDLGLRVIQPPVESTCASDLNADIIMNYIRDDYKMRTQRGHKAPRYVFLGYSKGAVDTLHAFVKNPSFVSTYVKGFVSVAAPLHGSSILNTTDVPFALVSALSENQGPEICQTEKTASKSISPTAMDSFWRKNERSLIGLTRYFSVTFESDPEDSHIFMKATKIIGQFEENNDGVVTVSSSKFPARLKAVDMGTIKADHLAGILSSRFNQKAFMKGLVTALAEANITDDNANLEWNSRVILSAANASPIKNRAYYSLGKPGVAKVMHLGHENLVDFLPYGNSYELNRQALPAIVDPADSYEVKTKLPQSQLRYDPYAVLDVAKLPDVMAGVKVSPATKSNMPEGINIEYHHQNMVHFRMDHQFNYESRTPGGMDDNKDSGYITAEFNGEKDWAAMRSKNNSIRLTTMAYRFSPAEFSTMDLKLAVTKGVKGADPVKGKTGKDDSAFQVWFTIRDGKSNGDRTLVDPKNDKVILFGYYWGDEVNGEVRQAGSVFENWYSNKNIVVATLPEAKQLLLNNQDMLGKAQNYKRNLMEDLKKAFPERNVSDFEIVAITIQHDSNDAEDSSEAFFKSLKFTP; encoded by the coding sequence ATGAAGTCCGCAAAGTCTTATAAGAATGTTCTGGCAATGAGCTTTATCGCCACTTCCCTGACACTGGGAGCAGCCTCTGCCCATGCCTTTGATATTCCGCTTGAGCCTAGAAAGCCGGTAACGGCTTACCTGAAAAAAGACGCGGTTCAAAAGAACTCCCAAACCATCATCCTAGGTGTTGACGGTTTAAGTTATGCAGCCTTCGTAGCCGCACAAAAACAGGGTCTGTTTAAAGACTTCGGCAACTTCGGCGCGCACGTCGCTCCATTCCCATCCATGACCGATCTGTCCTGGGCAACAGTGACCCACACTTCCGACATCTTCGGAGCTGCGGGCCGTATCAAATCTGTTGAAGCCACGTATTTTGATGAATCCTCTCAATCCATCCAGGGTGATCCACGCGACTATTACCGTCGTTTGGCGGCACCTAAATACTATATGGGTGCATTTGAATCCTTCTTCAACCCTTACGTTGAAGCCCTGATGTACTTCCCAACCGAAGAAGTTCCTAAACTTGAAATCAAAACCGTTATCGATGAGCTTTCCTCCGCCAAAGCAAAACCAGTCATGACTGGATACGTGGGCGCTATCGATTCCACCGCGCACACGCAAAAAGATCGCCTTTTCCCCGTCATGCGCATCCTTGATTCTGAAATCAAACGCCTGATCAAAAACTATAAAGACAAAGGTGTCGAAGTTGAAATCGTGCTGGTTTCCGATCACGGAAACATCGGTCGCTTCCAGGAAGGCGCACCAGAACAGGAACTGAATGGCGTTGATATCGCTGAAGTTATCAAACGTGCGGGCCTGAATAACGTTCAACAACTGAAAGAATCCAAAGACGTGGCTGTGCCTTTGATGGCATTGGGCACCTGGGGTCCGGTCTATCTTAAAGACCGCAAACAAATGCCTAACCTGATCCAAGAGTTCAAAAAAGAAGCTTGGTTCGACATGGCCGTTTACATCAACCGCAACAACTCTTCTGACACATTGATGACAGTTGAAACCTCCACTGGTGGGGCGAAGGTCCAATATGACAAGAAGAATGGGTTGTATTATTACTATCCGGAAAAAGGGAATCCTTTGGATATTCCTAAGGAATATCATTCTACGAAAGCGGCTCCTAAAGCCATGAAAGCGGATCAGGTTTTGAAGATCACGGCTTTGACTAAATATCCTGACTCTGTCTTCCGTCTGATTGAGTCGGCTTCTGAGCGCAATTTCGATTTCCCGGATTTCATCCTGACTTTGAAAGATGGCAACTATATCAAGTCTGCTTTGGGTGGTTTCACTAAAATGTACCGCACCCACGGTTCTTTGACGGCGGCTTCCAGCTTCGGTCTGGTGGCTTCCAACAAACGTCAGATCCCAGGCCAAATCCGCTCTAAAGACATCCTTCCATTCTTCGGTGTGGAAGCCAAAGACCTGTTCGGCGCAACAGCTCAACGCCATGAAAAATCCGGCCGCGAAGCTCTGCAAGAGGTCAACATCAACTCCCGCCGTGGTGTTGAAACTCAAGCCAAAGACCTTTCCCAAAAACGCATCTTCCAGCACCTGACCAGATTCGTGTCTGACACGCGTCCTTACTTCCTGGTGTCTGAAATCAAGAGCTTCATGGATGCCTTCAAGTTTGATCCGTTCCAAAAACCAGGATCCAGCTCTATGAGCCCGATGAACTTTGATATCTCCAAGTTCGACGTCAACACTATGATCAGCCCGGAAGACATCGGTGCGGTCACTGACGCTGTCCTGACTGCAGGTTCTGTTGAAAACCTGATGAACGACCCACGCATTGAAAAAGTAAAAGCGAAAGTCGGCATCCTTCAGGATACCAAAACCGCGAACCTGGATCTGAAAACCACAGACCTGACTTCCGGTGGCGGCATCATGAGCGACATCGCGAAATTCGTTCTGCCAGCAAAACGCGCGGTCATGAAAATGTACCAGCTGCCATACCTGCTGGAAAAATCCATCGTGGTTCAGGAAAAACCATTCCTGCCTGAAACACGTGACATGGTGTTTGCGAAAAACTGGGTTTCCACAAAAGAATCCCTGCGTTCCTCTTTCGCAAAATTGACTGACGTGAAACAAGCGACTAAAGCAAGTGCAGCGGAACAACTGTTGAAAGAAGCTATCAAGGAAGCAGACCTTGAAGACCGTATCTATCCAACCCCGCTGACAAAGATCTATAACTCCAAACTGGAAGACGTAACTTTGGTTTACGTTCCAGGCATCTACAACAGCATCTTTGACAAAGAGATCTTCTCTTTGGGTCTGAATGCTTTGCAGGATGATCTGGGTCTGCGTGTGATCCAGCCGCCAGTGGAATCCACGTGTGCGAGCGACCTGAACGCTGACATCATCATGAACTACATCCGTGATGACTATAAAATGCGCACGCAGCGTGGCCACAAGGCTCCTCGCTATGTGTTCCTGGGCTATTCCAAAGGTGCGGTGGATACACTTCACGCCTTTGTTAAAAACCCAAGTTTCGTATCCACATACGTAAAAGGTTTCGTGTCTGTAGCGGCTCCACTGCATGGTTCCAGCATCCTGAACACGACAGACGTTCCGTTTGCCCTGGTATCAGCATTGTCTGAAAACCAAGGTCCGGAGATCTGCCAGACTGAAAAAACCGCTTCCAAGTCCATTTCCCCGACGGCGATGGATTCTTTCTGGAGAAAAAACGAAAGATCTTTGATCGGTCTAACTCGTTACTTCTCTGTGACCTTTGAAAGTGACCCTGAAGATTCTCACATCTTCATGAAAGCCACAAAAATCATCGGTCAATTCGAAGAAAACAACGACGGTGTTGTGACAGTGTCTTCATCCAAGTTCCCGGCGCGCCTGAAGGCTGTGGACATGGGCACCATCAAAGCCGATCACCTGGCTGGTATCCTGTCTTCCCGCTTCAACCAAAAAGCCTTCATGAAAGGTCTGGTGACGGCGCTGGCTGAAGCCAACATCACGGATGACAACGCCAACTTGGAATGGAACTCCCGCGTGATCCTGTCTGCGGCGAATGCCTCACCGATCAAGAACCGCGCTTACTATTCTTTGGGTAAACCGGGCGTTGCCAAGGTTATGCACCTGGGTCACGAAAATCTGGTGGACTTCCTGCCATACGGAAATTCTTACGAACTGAACCGTCAGGCTTTGCCAGCGATCGTGGATCCGGCAGACAGCTATGAAGTAAAAACGAAACTTCCACAGTCCCAGCTGCGTTATGATCCGTATGCGGTTCTGGATGTGGCAAAACTTCCGGATGTCATGGCTGGCGTGAAGGTGTCCCCTGCGACCAAGTCCAACATGCCTGAAGGTATCAACATCGAGTACCACCACCAGAACATGGTGCACTTCCGCATGGATCACCAGTTCAACTATGAATCCCGCACTCCGGGTGGCATGGATGACAACAAGGATTCCGGTTACATCACTGCTGAATTCAACGGTGAAAAAGACTGGGCTGCGATGAGAAGTAAAAACAACTCCATCCGTCTGACGACGATGGCGTACAGATTCTCTCCGGCGGAATTCTCGACGATGGATCTGAAACTGGCAGTTACCAAAGGCGTTAAAGGCGCGGACCCAGTGAAAGGAAAAACCGGCAAAGATGACTCGGCCTTCCAGGTTTGGTTCACGATCCGTGATGGCAAATCCAACGGCGACCGCACTTTGGTGGACCCTAAGAATGACAAGGTGATCTTGTTCGGTTACTACTGGGGTGACGAAGTGAACGGTGAAGTTCGTCAGGCCGGTTCCGTGTTCGAAAACTGGTACTCGAACAAAAACATCGTGGTGGCGACTTTGCCAGAAGCGAAACAGCTTCTGCTGAACAACCAGGATATGTTGGGCAAAGCTCAGAACTATAAGCGCAATCTGATGGAAGACCTGAAAAAAGCCTTCCCGGAAAGAAACGTCAGTGACTTTGAAATCGTGGCAATCACGATCCAGCACGATTCCAACGACGCGGAAGATTCTTCCGAGGCGTTCTTCAAGTCCCTGAAGTTCACACCTTAA
- a CDS encoding response regulator transcription factor: MADNSVHVLVVEDEQEIRELMALHLLRQGYRVTECASAEEALNELNRQNYTLFVLDWMLPGLSGVDIVDKIKAKNTGASVLMVTAKTEPQDIVAGLEKGADDYMTKPFNPSVFIARIKALLRRSQVQTAAPAAADDGEVSLMGLKINFKSYEISYNGEPLHLTPSEFKLLGALVQNHGCVLTREQLIENIQGEGINVVGRTIDTHVFGLRKKLGEWGDRIETIRGVGYRVKVDIA; encoded by the coding sequence TTGGCTGATAATTCAGTTCATGTGCTAGTGGTGGAAGATGAGCAGGAAATCCGGGAGCTGATGGCTCTGCACCTGCTTCGTCAAGGGTACCGAGTGACCGAATGTGCTTCCGCCGAAGAAGCCCTGAACGAATTGAATCGCCAGAACTATACTTTGTTCGTCCTTGATTGGATGCTGCCGGGTTTAAGCGGCGTCGATATCGTCGATAAAATCAAAGCCAAAAACACCGGTGCCTCGGTTCTGATGGTCACCGCGAAAACCGAACCTCAGGACATCGTTGCCGGCCTTGAAAAAGGGGCCGACGACTACATGACCAAACCGTTCAATCCTTCCGTTTTCATTGCCCGCATCAAGGCGCTTTTGCGCAGGTCTCAGGTGCAGACGGCGGCTCCGGCGGCAGCTGACGACGGTGAAGTTTCCCTGATGGGTTTGAAAATCAATTTCAAGTCTTACGAGATTTCCTATAACGGCGAACCTCTGCATTTGACTCCATCCGAGTTCAAGCTGCTGGGGGCCCTGGTGCAGAACCATGGCTGCGTTTTGACCCGCGAACAACTGATTGAAAACATTCAGGGCGAGGGTATTAACGTGGTTGGCCGCACTATCGACACCCACGTCTTCGGATTACGCAAGAAGTTAGGGGAGTGGGGAGACCGTATTGAGACTATCCGTGGCGTTGGATATCGGGTTAAAGTAGACATCGCATGA
- a CDS encoding SixA phosphatase family protein — MELIIIRHAVAEDKEEFAKKGQEDHLRPLTLKGRKRMQKVCVNLRDYVKEIDLIVSSPLTRARQTAEIISQIYFETKVVEAPELVPHSPPQAFLKWLRVQGRNYKRIAIVGHEPHLSVFASYMLSMKAESFIDLKKSGIIGLELESFSSAEAGRAQLLYSIPPKFLAD; from the coding sequence GTGGAATTGATCATCATCCGTCACGCAGTCGCTGAAGACAAAGAAGAGTTCGCCAAAAAGGGCCAGGAAGATCACCTGCGCCCGCTGACCCTGAAGGGTCGTAAGCGCATGCAGAAGGTCTGCGTGAATTTGCGCGACTATGTGAAGGAAATCGACCTGATTGTTTCAAGTCCCCTGACTCGTGCACGCCAGACGGCTGAGATCATTTCGCAAATCTATTTCGAAACCAAAGTGGTCGAAGCACCCGAGCTGGTGCCGCACAGTCCTCCGCAGGCGTTCTTAAAATGGCTGCGGGTGCAAGGGCGCAACTACAAGCGCATCGCCATTGTCGGTCACGAGCCGCATTTGAGCGTGTTTGCCAGTTATATGCTGTCGATGAAGGCTGAAAGTTTTATTGATTTGAAGAAAAGCGGCATTATCGGTCTGGAGCTGGAATCTTTTTCGTCAGCCGAAGCGGGCCGAGCACAGCTTTTGTACTCGATCCCGCCCAAATTCCTGGCTGATTAA
- the phoU gene encoding phosphate signaling complex protein PhoU, which translates to MERAIDIQLEDLKKMILLMGGHVEKSLAQVTAALLSRDVDMFNGVHDIEKLINEDHIRVDNACMHVLAKQGPVAKDLRLIISVLKINNDLERMGDQTVNISYSGKDYLGRKPIQQQLNDIQKMSEIAGRMVKGSLDSFVRGDVEQAKKILLMDDEIDALKGKVFQDAMAHMKAHSDDVEAGMDLILIARNLERLGDHATNIAEDVIFAVTGKDVRHGGKFG; encoded by the coding sequence ATGGAAAGAGCGATAGATATTCAACTGGAAGACCTGAAAAAAATGATTCTTCTGATGGGTGGCCATGTTGAAAAATCTCTGGCTCAGGTAACCGCGGCTTTGTTGTCCCGTGATGTGGATATGTTCAACGGTGTTCATGACATCGAAAAACTGATCAATGAAGACCACATCCGCGTGGACAACGCCTGCATGCACGTACTGGCAAAGCAGGGCCCGGTGGCCAAAGACCTGCGTTTGATCATTTCCGTTCTTAAGATCAACAACGATCTGGAGCGTATGGGTGATCAGACCGTGAATATCTCCTACTCCGGAAAGGACTATCTGGGGCGCAAACCCATCCAGCAGCAGCTGAACGACATTCAGAAAATGTCTGAAATCGCCGGCCGCATGGTGAAGGGCTCTTTGGACAGCTTCGTCCGTGGTGACGTTGAACAGGCCAAAAAGATCCTGTTGATGGATGACGAAATCGACGCTCTGAAAGGCAAGGTTTTTCAGGACGCGATGGCGCACATGAAAGCCCACTCGGATGACGTTGAAGCGGGCATGGATTTGATTTTAATTGCGAGAAACTTGGAGCGCCTGGGTGACCATGCGACCAACATCGCAGAGGACGTGATCTTTGCTGTAACCGGCAAGGATGTTCGACACGGAGGAAAGTTTGGCTGA
- a CDS encoding sensor histidine kinase — protein sequence MKRFIRFPWRVYWRYFSWQVVAFNGLYLAIISMIDVRHGVRPFVYNEALLNFFVFSILVSAITSYRFAKPIHRVILKALRISSKRTFGSLVKEQEDDLADDETADISELELALDRIHRKMKNRKARYLQSQEESQAFMSAVAEGLVSVSLDEKILYFNSQFAAQFLSSDLLNGQILRLKDAIRSSDVLEGFGKTIKIGKVQRFTVKLPTLIDNQPRFFAVSVNPIRNEKTQEIYGVVGIFHDITEMKRAEQIRMEFVGNASHELRTPLTSIKGYVDTLKEDVKTGQIQQAGKFLDIVSRNIDRLMDLVNDMLSINTLEASNSELKLEMIHPLAISEHVVSELAVMAAEKNITIRVNGDVPPFLADARKVEQVLRNLVSNAVKYIPAGKTIQIRWERDIKEYIILRVIDDGQGIPEQHLDRLFERFYRIDKGRTRDAGGTGLGLAIVKHIMQSHGGTVAVKSIVDQGSEFICSFPIRK from the coding sequence ATGAAGCGATTTATCCGATTCCCATGGCGAGTTTACTGGCGCTACTTCTCTTGGCAGGTAGTGGCCTTCAATGGTCTTTATCTGGCCATTATTTCTATGATCGATGTTCGCCACGGGGTTCGTCCGTTTGTCTATAACGAAGCCCTGCTGAATTTCTTTGTTTTCAGTATTCTGGTTTCGGCCATCACTTCCTATCGTTTTGCGAAACCCATTCACCGTGTGATTCTGAAAGCTTTGCGCATTTCCAGCAAACGCACCTTCGGCAGTCTGGTGAAAGAACAAGAGGACGATCTGGCGGATGATGAAACCGCTGATATTTCTGAACTGGAACTGGCGTTGGATCGCATTCATCGCAAGATGAAAAACCGCAAGGCCCGCTATCTGCAGTCGCAGGAAGAATCCCAAGCTTTCATGAGCGCCGTGGCCGAGGGCCTGGTGTCGGTCAGCCTTGATGAAAAGATTCTTTATTTTAACTCTCAATTTGCTGCGCAATTCCTGTCTTCAGACCTGCTGAATGGTCAGATTCTGCGGTTGAAGGACGCGATTCGTTCTTCCGATGTTTTGGAAGGCTTTGGCAAAACCATAAAGATTGGCAAGGTTCAGCGTTTTACCGTGAAGCTTCCGACCTTGATCGACAATCAACCTCGTTTCTTTGCAGTGTCGGTGAATCCGATCCGCAATGAAAAGACGCAAGAGATTTACGGCGTTGTGGGGATCTTCCATGACATCACCGAGATGAAACGTGCCGAACAGATCCGTATGGAATTTGTTGGCAACGCGTCTCACGAGCTGCGCACACCACTGACATCCATCAAGGGCTATGTTGACACCCTGAAAGAGGACGTGAAAACCGGTCAGATCCAGCAAGCTGGCAAGTTCCTGGACATCGTGTCTCGTAATATTGACCGTCTGATGGATCTGGTGAATGACATGCTTAGCATCAACACTCTGGAGGCTTCAAACTCCGAGCTGAAGCTTGAGATGATTCATCCCCTGGCCATTTCCGAGCATGTGGTTTCTGAGCTGGCCGTGATGGCGGCGGAAAAAAACATCACTATCCGTGTGAATGGCGATGTGCCACCGTTTTTGGCAGACGCCCGTAAAGTGGAGCAAGTTCTGCGCAATCTGGTGTCCAATGCCGTGAAATACATCCCGGCGGGTAAAACCATCCAGATCCGTTGGGAACGCGACATCAAAGAATACATTATTCTGCGTGTGATCGACGACGGGCAGGGTATTCCTGAGCAACACTTGGATCGTCTGTTTGAACGCTTCTATCGCATCGACAAGGGGCGCACCCGCGATGCCGGGGGCACGGGGCTGGGGCTGGCTATTGTGAAGCATATTATGCAAAGTCACGGTGGCACGGTCGCGGTGAAAAGTATTGTCGACCAGGGATCTGAATTTATTTGCTCTTTCCCGATCCGAAAGTAA
- a CDS encoding Ppx/GppA phosphatase family protein yields the protein MSRRISAIDIGSNAIRMMIADVQEQAPHLHIVKKYRAAVRLGHDVFTQGLITPASLEIAKATFQRYALTNRDLGVTKCRAVATSASREAKNQKEFVDLIYKTSGIKIEVIDGTEEGRLIHLAVRKELDLDNKKTMLIDIGGGSIEVTFSQGPKMLATKSFPMGTVRVLENLAKRNLNENHLNIIMGEFIGALGEHIYKNCDHDPVDFAIGTGGNLECLGQLKGELLKKSPQSFLTLAELTEIIDRLRTLKVKDRIEKLHLRPDRADVIVPAAMLVQTIMRQAEAEKILIPNVGLRDGLIWSML from the coding sequence GTGTCACGTCGTATATCCGCCATCGATATCGGGTCCAATGCCATTCGCATGATGATTGCTGACGTTCAAGAGCAAGCTCCGCACCTGCATATCGTGAAAAAGTATCGCGCCGCTGTTCGACTGGGGCACGATGTTTTCACGCAAGGGCTGATCACGCCGGCTTCATTGGAAATCGCCAAAGCCACCTTTCAGCGCTATGCCCTGACCAATCGAGATTTGGGTGTGACAAAGTGCCGGGCCGTGGCCACCTCGGCCAGTCGTGAAGCCAAAAATCAGAAAGAATTCGTGGATCTGATTTATAAAACCTCGGGCATCAAAATCGAGGTCATTGATGGCACTGAAGAAGGCCGCCTGATTCACCTGGCCGTGCGCAAAGAGCTGGATCTGGACAACAAAAAAACGATGCTGATTGATATCGGCGGAGGCAGCATCGAGGTCACCTTTTCACAAGGGCCGAAGATGCTGGCAACCAAGTCGTTCCCGATGGGCACGGTGCGTGTGCTGGAAAATCTGGCCAAAAGAAATCTGAATGAAAATCACCTGAATATCATCATGGGAGAATTCATCGGCGCCCTGGGTGAGCATATCTATAAGAACTGTGATCACGACCCGGTGGATTTCGCCATCGGCACCGGCGGCAATCTGGAATGCCTGGGCCAACTCAAAGGCGAACTGCTGAAAAAATCCCCACAGTCCTTCCTGACTCTGGCTGAACTTACCGAAATCATCGACCGCCTGCGCACCCTGAAGGTCAAAGACCGTATTGAAAAGTTGCACCTTCGCCCCGACCGCGCCGACGTCATTGTCCCGGCAGCCATGCTGGTCCAAACCATCATGCGCCAAGCCGAAGCTGAAAAGATCCTGATCCCCAACGTCGGCCTGCGCGACGGCCTGATCTGGTCCATGCTTTAG
- the ppk1 gene encoding polyphosphate kinase 1: MNTPKAASPKRTSKKKSTRKPKVVEHPLSSESLFSSREIGWLNFNRRVLAEAEDSRNPLLERVKFLSISGSNLDEFFMKRVGGLKRHMAYGVSAKSSDGKTPMAQLQEIRQFVIPMIQDQAHAYNKVLKPALEKESIYLLSWKDLTDKEKDSVKKYYNRNVFPVLTPLSVDPGHPFPFISNLSISLGVTLKHPGNEEKLFARVKIPKVLPQWIRTDAESKDYRFISLLDVIKENLADLFPAMHVLGVMPFRLTRNADSDQDQEDAEDLLEAIEEELRQRRFAEVVRLEHGPNPDPWMLKFLMEELELIEEDIYETSGLLDFTDLGLISDVNLPKLKFEPYTPVVAPAFAEDGHGMFNAIKMADQLVHHPYESFAASVEKFIRVASEDPKVLAIKMTLYRTGDNSPFIRALIRAAEQGKQVVCLVELKARFDEERNIYWATELENAGVHVVYGVVGLKTHAKTALVVRQEQEGLRCYCHIGTGNFNVATSRFYTDLGLLTAREEITNDVVEFFHYLTGRSLKSNYQNLLIAPVNMFSRFKAMIEREAEHAKAGRPAQIIAKFNNFEENDIAVALYAASQKGVDIEMIVRGFCCLRPGVPGMSERIRVTSIIGRFLEHSRLFYFRNGEKDPVDGEFYLGSADWMYRNLHARVEAIVPILDRSLKEKCWEILSLCVKEQRQSWEMKSDGTYVRQNSQDVGLHQTLMQIAKARVTFVDENTSSSTSSISE, translated from the coding sequence TCTTTTCTCCAGCCGGGAGATCGGCTGGCTGAATTTCAACAGACGAGTGTTGGCTGAGGCCGAGGACTCACGCAATCCATTGCTGGAGCGTGTGAAGTTTCTAAGTATCTCCGGTTCAAACCTGGATGAGTTCTTTATGAAACGGGTCGGCGGTCTGAAGCGCCACATGGCCTACGGAGTTTCCGCCAAATCATCTGACGGCAAAACCCCGATGGCTCAATTACAGGAAATCCGACAGTTCGTGATCCCGATGATTCAGGATCAGGCCCATGCGTACAACAAGGTGCTGAAGCCGGCTTTGGAAAAAGAAAGCATCTATCTGCTTTCCTGGAAAGACCTTACTGACAAAGAAAAAGACAGTGTCAAAAAGTACTATAACCGCAATGTCTTCCCCGTTCTGACGCCGCTGTCGGTGGACCCGGGGCATCCATTCCCGTTCATCTCAAACCTGTCGATTTCTTTGGGTGTGACTTTGAAACATCCGGGGAATGAGGAAAAACTTTTCGCCCGCGTGAAAATTCCAAAAGTTCTGCCGCAATGGATTCGCACGGATGCGGAAAGCAAGGACTATCGTTTCATCAGTCTTTTGGATGTGATCAAAGAGAATCTGGCGGATCTGTTCCCAGCCATGCACGTGCTGGGAGTGATGCCTTTCCGACTGACCCGTAATGCCGATTCGGACCAGGATCAGGAAGATGCGGAAGACTTGCTGGAGGCCATCGAAGAAGAACTGCGCCAGCGTCGTTTTGCTGAAGTGGTTCGTCTGGAGCACGGGCCGAATCCAGATCCCTGGATGCTCAAATTCCTGATGGAAGAGCTTGAGCTGATTGAAGAAGACATATACGAAACCTCCGGTCTTTTGGATTTCACGGATCTGGGGCTGATCTCGGACGTGAATCTGCCGAAATTGAAATTCGAGCCTTATACTCCGGTGGTGGCTCCGGCCTTTGCTGAAGACGGGCACGGGATGTTTAACGCCATCAAGATGGCGGACCAGCTGGTGCATCACCCGTATGAAAGCTTTGCCGCGTCGGTGGAAAAATTTATTCGTGTGGCCAGTGAAGACCCCAAGGTTCTGGCGATCAAGATGACTTTGTATCGCACCGGCGATAACAGCCCGTTCATCCGCGCTTTGATTCGCGCGGCAGAACAGGGAAAGCAAGTCGTCTGTTTGGTGGAACTGAAGGCGCGCTTCGATGAAGAGCGCAATATCTATTGGGCAACCGAGCTTGAAAATGCCGGCGTTCACGTGGTGTACGGGGTTGTGGGTTTGAAGACTCACGCCAAGACCGCGTTGGTGGTTCGTCAGGAGCAAGAGGGCTTGCGCTGTTACTGCCATATCGGAACAGGGAATTTTAACGTGGCGACATCGCGGTTCTATACGGATCTGGGGTTGTTGACGGCGCGGGAAGAAATCACCAACGATGTGGTCGAGTTCTTTCACTATCTGACGGGTCGTTCTTTGAAAAGCAATTATCAGAATCTGCTGATTGCTCCGGTGAATATGTTCTCGCGCTTTAAAGCCATGATCGAGCGTGAAGCCGAGCATGCGAAAGCGGGGCGTCCGGCGCAGATCATTGCCAAGTTCAACAACTTTGAAGAAAACGACATTGCCGTGGCCCTTTACGCGGCTTCGCAAAAAGGTGTCGATATTGAGATGATCGTGCGTGGTTTCTGCTGTCTTCGCCCGGGGGTGCCGGGAATGAGCGAACGCATTCGTGTGACGTCGATCATTGGTCGTTTCCTGGAGCATTCGCGCCTGTTCTATTTCCGCAACGGCGAAAAAGACCCGGTGGACGGGGAGTTCTATCTGGGCTCTGCCGACTGGATGTACCGCAATCTGCACGCCCGGGTGGAAGCCATCGTGCCGATCCTGGATCGGTCCCTTAAAGAGAAGTGCTGGGAAATCCTAAGTCTATGTGTGAAAGAACAGCGCCAATCCTGGGAAATGAAGTCCGATGGCACTTATGTTCGCCAAAACTCGCAGGATGTCGGCTTGCATCAAACCCTGATGCAAATTGCGAAAGCCCGGGTTACATTTGTGGATGAAAATACCAGTTCATCCACCAGTTCAATTTCGGAGTAG
- a CDS encoding transposase, translated as MAKHFSFGGDLRHDFNGTSYGGELSKGKRRSQRPLSNFEPIHLVLKSNKAFGRRSLLHPANRKMLLKYTRRFVFRFKVRLYSFANVGNHIHILIRVPDRKAYVSFISALTGTISKMIFKSAGMWDLRPFTRVTSMGRGFGIVRKYIERNVEQGLMVVESIMKKDPLWRRAGFDSVIWSWG; from the coding sequence ATGGCAAAACACTTTTCTTTCGGCGGCGATCTAAGACATGACTTCAATGGAACCTCTTATGGAGGGGAACTTTCCAAAGGCAAAAGACGCAGTCAGCGTCCGCTTTCAAACTTTGAACCTATTCACTTGGTACTTAAGAGCAATAAAGCCTTCGGGCGAAGGTCCCTTTTACATCCGGCGAACAGAAAGATGCTTCTGAAATACACGCGAAGATTTGTGTTTCGTTTCAAGGTGAGACTTTACAGCTTTGCCAACGTCGGCAATCACATCCATATATTAATCCGCGTTCCTGATCGCAAAGCCTATGTCAGCTTTATCAGCGCCCTGACAGGAACCATCTCCAAAATGATCTTCAAATCCGCAGGCATGTGGGACCTTCGCCCCTTCACTCGCGTAACCTCTATGGGGCGAGGGTTCGGAATTGTGCGGAAGTATATAGAAAGAAACGTTGAGCAGGGACTGATGGTGGTGGAATCCATTATGAAGAAAGATCCCCTTTGGCGGCGGGCGGGATTTGATTCGGTGATTTGGTCCTGGGGATAG